A genomic region of Halomonas aestuarii contains the following coding sequences:
- a CDS encoding DsbE family thiol:disulfide interchange protein — translation MRRRLLLLLPLIGFLVLGVFLYMGLSINPFERDSALMARPFPSFELTTLEDPERVVDESLLEGEVTLVNVWGEWCPTCKQEMPQLLDLAERGVRLVGVDYKDTREKGSDFLREFGNPFEVNIFDPEGSLGFDLGVYGAPETFLVDRDGIIRYHHTGYIRPEDVRETILPEVEAWR, via the coding sequence ATGAGGCGTCGACTGCTGCTGCTGCTGCCGCTGATCGGCTTCCTCGTGCTGGGTGTCTTCCTCTACATGGGACTGTCGATCAACCCCTTCGAGCGCGACTCGGCGCTGATGGCCCGGCCGTTCCCGTCCTTCGAGCTGACCACCCTGGAGGATCCCGAGCGGGTCGTGGACGAATCCCTGCTCGAGGGCGAGGTCACCCTGGTCAACGTCTGGGGCGAATGGTGCCCCACCTGCAAGCAGGAGATGCCCCAGCTGCTCGATCTCGCCGAGCGCGGCGTGCGCCTGGTCGGGGTCGACTACAAGGACACCCGGGAGAAGGGCAGCGACTTCCTGCGCGAGTTCGGCAACCCCTTCGAGGTCAACATCTTCGACCCGGAGGGCAGCCTGGGCTTCGACCTGGGGGTCTACGGCGCCCCGGAGACCTTCCTGGTCGATCGTGACGGCATCATCCGTTATCACCACACCGGCTATATCCGGCCGGAGGACGTCCGCGAGACCATACTGCCGGAGGTGGAAGCATGGCGCTGA
- a CDS encoding cytochrome c-type biogenesis protein, with the protein MALMTRLLLCAVLLLPALAQAAVEVREFDDPVTEQRYRELTATLRCPKCENQAIGDSESPIAGDMRDRVYAQLQDGRSDKEILDFMVRRFGDYVLYNPRLEGRTLLLWGLPAALVLLGAVVVVLMVRARRRTSARALNAEERARLDALINRERTE; encoded by the coding sequence ATGGCGCTGATGACGCGACTGCTGCTGTGTGCCGTCCTGCTGCTGCCTGCCCTGGCGCAGGCGGCCGTGGAGGTGCGCGAGTTCGACGATCCGGTCACCGAGCAGCGCTACCGCGAGCTGACGGCGACCCTGCGCTGCCCCAAGTGCGAGAACCAGGCGATCGGCGATTCCGAATCGCCCATCGCCGGCGACATGCGTGACCGGGTCTATGCGCAGCTGCAGGACGGACGCTCCGACAAGGAGATCCTCGATTTCATGGTGCGCCGCTTCGGCGACTACGTGCTCTACAACCCGCGCCTCGAGGGGAGGACCCTGCTCCTGTGGGGGCTGCCCGCGGCGCTGGTGCTGCTGGGTGCCGTGGTGGTGGTGCTCATGGTGCGCGCCCGTCGTCGCACCTCGGCCCGCGCCCTCAACGCCGAGGAGCGTGCCCGTCTGGATGCCCTGATCAATCGCGAGAGAACCGAATGA
- the ccmI gene encoding c-type cytochrome biogenesis protein CcmI: MTLLWIALAVLVLPALWLLVTPLRRAASVSAAQRDVEANDRTTQQNLAIYRRRLASLEAAHERGDIDAARLEEDRLELERSLLEDTEHLERAPLKPAGSGKPAVPVVMVAVVLAGAFWYHHEGADGDLALYRVQQEVANDPNASLPVLIQRLEEQADRQPDNPNVWRSLFPLYRDSGRIDEATRALERLVELEGRQPWLLAELAQIRYFAAGREMTGEVQALVDEVLASEPAQPTVLGMLGIEAFESGDYQTAIDHWRRAIAGMDNPNTAEALREGIRVAQQRLGIDPEEADPAVAEGPGIPVRVRLADDLAGRLEGDTAVFVVARDLAGELPPLAVVRARLADLPMTVVLDDADAMAPMARLSQVDQARLMVRVSRSGQATPQPGDLVGTLEGVAVGDTDREPVEVVIDRVVE; this comes from the coding sequence ATGACCCTGCTATGGATCGCCCTGGCCGTGCTGGTGCTGCCGGCCCTCTGGTTGCTGGTGACCCCGCTGCGTCGTGCCGCGTCCGTGAGCGCGGCCCAGCGGGACGTCGAGGCCAACGACCGCACCACGCAGCAGAACCTCGCCATCTACCGTCGCCGGCTGGCGTCGCTGGAGGCCGCCCATGAGCGCGGTGACATCGACGCGGCCCGCCTGGAGGAGGATCGCCTGGAACTCGAGCGCAGCCTGCTCGAGGACACCGAGCACCTCGAGCGGGCGCCCCTCAAGCCGGCCGGCTCCGGCAAGCCGGCGGTGCCGGTGGTGATGGTGGCCGTCGTGCTGGCCGGCGCCTTCTGGTACCACCACGAGGGCGCCGACGGCGACCTCGCCCTCTACCGGGTCCAGCAGGAGGTGGCGAACGACCCGAACGCCTCCCTTCCGGTGCTGATCCAGCGCCTCGAGGAGCAGGCGGATCGTCAGCCCGACAATCCCAACGTCTGGCGCTCGCTCTTCCCGCTCTACCGCGACAGCGGCCGCATCGACGAGGCCACCCGCGCCCTGGAACGGCTGGTCGAGCTGGAGGGGAGACAGCCATGGCTGCTGGCCGAGCTCGCCCAGATCCGCTATTTCGCCGCCGGCCGCGAGATGACCGGCGAGGTCCAGGCGCTGGTCGACGAGGTCCTGGCGAGCGAGCCCGCACAGCCCACGGTGCTCGGCATGCTCGGCATCGAGGCCTTCGAGTCGGGTGACTACCAGACCGCCATCGACCACTGGCGCCGGGCCATCGCCGGCATGGACAACCCGAACACCGCCGAGGCCCTGCGCGAGGGCATCCGGGTCGCCCAGCAGCGCCTGGGGATAGACCCCGAGGAGGCCGACCCGGCCGTGGCCGAGGGGCCCGGCATTCCCGTCCGGGTCCGCCTGGCCGACGACCTCGCCGGCCGGCTCGAGGGCGATACCGCCGTCTTCGTGGTGGCGCGCGACCTCGCGGGGGAACTGCCGCCGCTCGCCGTGGTGCGGGCGCGGCTCGCCGACCTGCCGATGACCGTGGTGCTGGACGACGCCGACGCCATGGCGCCGATGGCCCGCCTCTCACAGGTCGACCAGGCGCGGCTGATGGTGCGCGTCTCCCGCAGCGGGCAGGCCACGCCCCAGCCGGGCGACCTGGTCGGCACCCTCGAGGGGGTGGCGGTCGGGGACACCGACCGGGAACCCGTCGAGGTGGTGATCGACAGGGTCGTCGAGTAA
- the smc gene encoding chromosome segregation protein SMC: MRLTSIRLVGFKSFVDPVTVPFDGNMTAIVGPNGCGKSNIIDAVRWVMGESSAKTLRGESMTDVIFNGSTGRKPVGLASIELLFDNRDGTMGGAYAQYAEIAVKRQVTRDAQSSYFFNGQKCRRRDIADLFLGTGLGPRSYAIIGQGMISRLIEARPEELRATLEEAAGISKYKERRRETENRMRRTQENLERLEDIREELDKQLERLKRQAEAARRYQTLKQEEHRLKGELALLRGRALRARQTEEDTRVREFETAVEREVLGMRQAESRLEEARAEHDRLAEELDGRQSRFFETTTAIARLEQDLEHTRSRDQQLARDLEAARRELEELARLGDDDGERLARLDERLETLGPEQEEVAEQLAELEAALEEAEPLAEEADAAWESFGERWQEQSREAERAQDRLRDLESRLERLSADEHRRRQQHEELPDIIDLAEQRRALAERHAELEVRLAELEACRDEVQAGRDTARAEVREAEEAREADRQRRSTLQGELASLEALIEAALADHDEALDDHLADHGLGDRPRLGEALEVDPGWEEAVSWVLAPWLRARLAPRDAARDALASPPDAELGLLEADEAQASSDSLAARVRGAGAAGQWLASIRCVEKREAAWSAREGLTAGESLITPDGLWLGQGWVRHRGAGTGPDALLVSRRREAEVRETLAEVEARLADHDRRLEEAAARVEQTESALEQSRQEERELEQQRQQLAVQESGMASRLEHLEGRAAELAEELEGLAESREEARLALEESREQWQAAMTRLEEGAETRERLERERREARERLAALRTRQRPLADQAQRLALEQERTSTERTGLAEQQGRAGEARERLELRCAELEEAREGLHEPDEERRERLDELLDRREREERVLNETRARAAELVERLREDEQARQGHERNLEGIRERLQESRMQVQALALKAEAQDEQLAELNHDAASLSESLDPNATESAWQTRLEEVGERIRRLGAINLAAIEEYDQQAERRDYLEAQHAELSEALETLDRAIRRIDQETRTRFRDTFERVNAGLQGLFPRVFGGGTAWLTLTGEDLLETGVAIMARPPGKKNSTIHLLSGGEKALTALSMVFAIFQLNPAPFCMLDEVDAPLDDANVGRYAKLVKEMSETVQFIYITHNKIAMEASERLMGVTMQEPGVSRLVSVGVEEAAALAEA; the protein is encoded by the coding sequence ATGCGCCTGACGTCGATTCGCCTGGTGGGCTTCAAGTCCTTCGTCGATCCGGTCACCGTCCCCTTCGACGGCAACATGACCGCCATCGTCGGCCCCAACGGCTGCGGCAAGTCCAACATCATCGACGCCGTGCGGTGGGTCATGGGCGAGTCCTCGGCCAAGACCCTGCGCGGCGAGTCGATGACCGATGTCATCTTCAACGGCTCCACCGGGCGCAAGCCCGTGGGGCTGGCCTCCATCGAGCTGCTCTTCGACAACCGCGACGGGACCATGGGCGGGGCCTATGCCCAGTACGCCGAGATCGCGGTCAAGCGCCAGGTCACCCGTGACGCCCAGTCCAGCTACTTCTTCAACGGCCAGAAGTGCCGGCGGCGCGATATCGCCGACCTCTTCCTGGGCACCGGGCTGGGGCCGCGCTCCTATGCCATCATCGGCCAGGGCATGATCTCGCGGCTGATCGAGGCTCGCCCCGAGGAGCTGCGGGCCACCCTCGAGGAGGCGGCCGGCATCTCCAAGTACAAGGAGCGCCGCCGGGAGACCGAGAACCGCATGCGGCGCACCCAGGAAAACCTGGAGCGCCTGGAGGACATCCGCGAGGAGCTCGACAAGCAGCTCGAGCGCCTCAAGCGACAGGCCGAGGCGGCGCGCCGCTACCAGACCCTCAAGCAGGAGGAGCATCGCCTCAAGGGCGAGCTGGCACTGCTCCGGGGCCGCGCCCTGCGGGCCAGGCAGACCGAGGAGGACACCCGCGTCCGCGAGTTCGAGACCGCCGTGGAACGCGAGGTGCTGGGCATGCGCCAGGCCGAGAGTCGTCTCGAGGAGGCCCGCGCCGAGCATGACCGCCTGGCCGAGGAACTGGACGGCCGGCAATCGCGCTTCTTCGAGACCACCACCGCCATCGCCCGCCTGGAGCAGGACCTGGAACACACCCGGTCCCGGGACCAGCAGCTGGCCCGGGACCTGGAGGCCGCGCGACGCGAGCTCGAGGAGCTCGCCCGGCTGGGGGACGACGACGGCGAACGGCTGGCGCGCCTCGATGAACGCCTCGAGACCCTGGGGCCTGAGCAGGAGGAGGTGGCGGAACAGCTCGCCGAGCTCGAGGCCGCCCTGGAGGAGGCCGAGCCCCTGGCCGAGGAGGCCGACGCCGCCTGGGAGAGCTTCGGCGAGCGCTGGCAGGAGCAGAGCCGCGAGGCCGAGCGCGCCCAGGACCGCCTGCGCGACCTGGAGAGTCGGCTCGAGCGCCTGTCGGCCGACGAGCATCGCCGTCGCCAGCAGCACGAGGAACTCCCCGATATCATCGACCTGGCCGAGCAGCGCCGCGCGCTGGCCGAGCGCCATGCCGAGCTCGAGGTCCGCCTGGCGGAGCTCGAGGCGTGCCGTGACGAGGTCCAGGCCGGTCGCGACACCGCCCGGGCAGAGGTGCGGGAGGCCGAGGAGGCCCGCGAGGCGGATCGTCAGCGGCGCAGCACCCTGCAGGGCGAGCTGGCCTCGCTGGAGGCCCTGATCGAGGCGGCCCTGGCCGATCACGACGAGGCCCTCGACGACCATCTCGCCGACCACGGCCTGGGGGATCGACCTCGCCTAGGCGAGGCGCTCGAGGTCGACCCCGGCTGGGAGGAGGCGGTCTCCTGGGTGCTGGCGCCCTGGCTGCGCGCCCGGCTCGCGCCGCGGGACGCCGCCCGGGACGCCCTGGCGTCGCCGCCGGATGCCGAGCTCGGCCTGCTCGAGGCCGACGAGGCACAGGCCTCCTCGGACAGCCTGGCGGCGCGGGTGCGCGGCGCCGGTGCCGCCGGGCAGTGGCTGGCCAGCATTCGCTGCGTCGAGAAGCGCGAGGCGGCCTGGTCGGCGCGTGAGGGGCTCACCGCCGGGGAGAGCCTGATCACTCCCGACGGCCTCTGGCTGGGCCAAGGCTGGGTGCGCCATCGCGGCGCCGGCACCGGCCCCGATGCCCTGCTGGTCAGTCGTCGCCGTGAGGCCGAGGTGCGCGAGACGCTGGCCGAGGTGGAGGCCCGTCTCGCCGACCACGACCGGCGTCTCGAGGAGGCCGCGGCCCGGGTCGAACAGACCGAGTCGGCCCTGGAGCAGTCGCGCCAGGAGGAGAGGGAGCTCGAACAGCAGCGCCAGCAGCTGGCCGTGCAGGAGAGCGGCATGGCCAGCCGGCTCGAGCACCTGGAAGGGCGCGCCGCCGAGCTCGCCGAGGAACTGGAGGGGCTGGCCGAGTCACGCGAGGAGGCGAGGCTGGCCCTGGAGGAGTCACGGGAGCAGTGGCAGGCGGCCATGACCCGGCTGGAGGAGGGGGCCGAGACTCGCGAGCGCCTCGAGCGTGAACGCCGCGAGGCCAGAGAGCGGTTGGCCGCGCTGCGGACCCGCCAGCGTCCCCTGGCCGACCAGGCCCAGCGCCTGGCCCTCGAGCAGGAGCGGACGTCGACCGAGCGCACGGGCCTGGCCGAGCAGCAGGGGCGGGCCGGCGAGGCGCGGGAGCGCCTCGAGCTGCGCTGCGCCGAGCTGGAGGAGGCCCGGGAGGGGCTCCACGAGCCCGACGAGGAGCGTCGCGAGCGGCTCGACGAGCTGCTGGACCGCCGCGAGCGCGAGGAGCGGGTGCTCAACGAGACCCGCGCCCGAGCCGCGGAGCTGGTCGAGCGGCTGCGCGAGGACGAGCAGGCCCGCCAGGGGCACGAGCGCAACCTCGAGGGGATCCGCGAGCGCCTGCAGGAGTCGCGCATGCAGGTCCAGGCCCTGGCGCTCAAGGCCGAGGCCCAGGACGAGCAGCTCGCCGAGCTGAACCACGATGCTGCGAGCCTGTCCGAGTCCCTGGACCCCAATGCCACCGAGTCCGCCTGGCAGACCCGACTGGAGGAGGTCGGCGAGCGCATCCGCCGGCTGGGCGCCATCAACCTGGCGGCCATCGAGGAGTACGACCAGCAGGCCGAGCGCCGCGACTACCTTGAGGCCCAGCACGCCGAGCTCAGCGAGGCCCTGGAAACCCTGGATCGGGCGATCCGCCGGATCGACCAGGAAACCCGGACGCGATTCCGCGACACCTTCGAGCGAGTCAATGCCGGCCTGCAGGGTCTTTTTCCGCGGGTATTCGGCGGGGGAACCGCATGGCTGACGCTGACCGGCGAGGATTTGCTGGAAACCGGGGTGGCCATCATGGCACGCCCTCCGGGCAAGAAGAACAGCACCATTCACCTGCTCTCCGGTGGGGAAAAGGCCCTCACCGCCCTGTCGATGGTCTTCGCCATCTTCCAGCTCAATCCGGCCCCCTTCTGCATGCTCGATGAGGTCGATGCGCCGCTGGATGATGCCAACGTGGGGCGCTATGCGAAGCTGGTGAAGGAGATGTCCGAGACCGTCCAGTTCATCTACATCACCCACAACAAGATCGCCATGGAGGCATCGGAAAGGTTGATGGGGGTGACCATGCAGGAGCCCGGTGTGTCACGCCTGGTGTCTGTGGGCGTGGAGGAGGCCGCGGCCCTGGCCGAGGCCTGA